The stretch of DNA AGCCGGCCTGCGCCACGGGGCCGTACTTCTCGTAGCCCGTGCCACCATGCAAGAGCACCGGTTTAGCAGGTGTGGTAGTAAGGTTGATGGCGTGACCTTTGTGCGCGGCCATGCGAGCCTGCAGATGGTAGCTACCCTCCTGGCCAGTCAGCGTCCAGCGCTGAGCCTGTTTTTGGGTGGCTAGGTTGATAGGCAGGCTTTCGGGCAGGAGCTGAGGTAGGCGCTCTACTTTATAGTCATAGCGAAATTCCTGGGTTTTGGGGTCGGAGATGGCGAAGTTGACCATCTGCCAGTCCTTTTTGCCGGTCAGGTTGAAGTGGAAGAACACGTACTCCACCCCGAACACCTCGCCGGTAACTTTATCGCGCAGGTGGCCGGTGAAGTACCACCACTCCAGGGAGTTTTGCTTGTGCACGGCTTCCTCCAGGGGCAGTTGAGCCCGCTCGTTGAAGACGTCGTACTTATTGGTAGGCTTGAGGGCGCAGCCGGCGGCTGCAAACAGCAGAATCAGAAAGGCCAGAATACTATGCTTCATACCCCGGAATAAGGCTTTTCTAGGGCAAAAGGTTTGCTAGGCCACTAGCTTAGAGCTGCCGAAAGGGCCGGGTGAGGCGGTACCAAAGGCTGCGGGGCGAGTACCAACTTTCAAACTCTCCCTTGACATCTGCGTCCAAAGAAAGATGGAGTGGTTCTTCAGGATTGGCTATTACTTCCTTGGTGACAAAGCCAACACTGTGAATAGAAAGCAGAATGGGGCCCAATTGCCCGGCAGGCAGAAGTAGCTCAAACGTTCCATCACTATTCGTGGAGGTACCCACGGTTGTACCTTTGAGCAGCACCGTTACGCCGGGTAGCGCGGTGGCCGAGGAGTGGTCAAGGATACGGCCGCGCACCATAAGTGGCGGAAGTGACAGAGTCGGGGTTGAGAAAGCCGGCTGAGCCACCATGCCTAAGGTAATACTTCGTTGTATCCGGACGGGGGGTGCCTGTTGAGCAACTGCTATGGGTGCTGCGGCTGCGCCTAGGCCTATCAACGCTACCAGCGCCATCCAGCGCCCACGCCACATTGTATCTGACGCCGGTGCTACTATCCCCAACGTCCGGTTCAATTGATCAGCCCGAAAACGTCCGCAACTTTTACCCGCCGACTGCCCTAGAAAGGCTACAATCTCGGCATCTGTCATGCGGGTAAAATCAACTACTACTTTATCACAGGCAGCGCAGTGGCGGCCCTGGGCGGCGGGCGTCATCGTCTGCCAGTTCTCGTGGCAGGGCTTCGGAATAGAGAGGGTAGAGCGAGTAGGCATACAGCAGCGGGTTGGTTTTGCTGTGTTGATGCTACGCTAGGCCACTTTCCATAAGGGCGGAGAAATTTCTTCGAAAAAAGGAAGAAAGCCTACAGGTTTACCCCTTGGTTAAGAGGGCCGTTACACCTAGCGGCGTGCAGCCCCACGCATTATTCTGTATCTTTTGCCCCCTTAACCTCTCACATCAGCCCCTTGTCTACACCTCTTCCGCCCTCGCGCCTCAGCGGCCTGTTTCGCCGCAAAAGCCTCGACGATATTCTGCACAACCCACCCGCCGACGCCGAAGGCCACAGCCATGGTGGCCTAGAGCGTCACCTCACCGTCCGCGACCTGACTTCGCTGGGCATTGCGGCCGTAATTGGGGCCGGTATCTTCAGCACCATTGGCAACGCCTCACACGACGGTGGGCCGGCCGTGTCGCTGCTGTTTGTATTTACGGCTATTGCCTGCGCCTTCTCGGCCCTGTGCTACGCGCAGTTTGCGGCTACCATCCCAGTAAGCGGCTCGGCCTATACCTATGCCTATGCCTCCTTCGGGGAGCTGGCCGCCTGGATTATCGGCTGGGCCCTGATTATGGAGTATGCGGTGGGCAACATTGTGGTAGCCATATCCTGGTCAGATTACTTTACCGGCTTACTACAAGGTATAGGAGTTAACGTACCCATCTGGCTAACCATGGGGATGCAAAGTGCTCATAAACACTACAATGAAGTGCTGGAGCTGATGCAGTCGGGTAAGCCGCTGGCCGACGCCTCGGCGGCGCAGCTGGAAGGCTACCGGGCCTGGAGCGCGGCTCCGGAGCTGCCGGGTGGCCTACGCCTCGTCCTCGACCTGCCCGCTGGCCTCATTACCCTGGCCATTACGGCGCTGGTGTACGTGGGCATCAAGGAATCTAAAAATGCCTCTAACCTGCTGGTTGCCCTGAAGTTAGTGGTGGTGGCCGTGGTAATTTTGGTAGGTGCCTTCTACGTGCAGCCCGAAAACTGGAGCCCTTTCGCCCCAAACGGCATTGGCGGGGTACTCAAAGGAGTATCGGCAGTGTTCTTCGCGTACATCGGTTTCGATGCTATTTCGACCACGGCGGAAGAGTGTAAAAATCCCCAGCGTGACCTGCCCCGGGCTATGATTTACGCCCTCATCATCTGCACCATTCTCTACGTGATTATCACGCTGGTACTCACGGGCATGGTGAACTACAAGGAGCTGGCCGTCGGCGACCCCCTGGCCTACGTATTCAATAAAGTAGGGGTGAAGTGGCTGGGCGGCGTGGTAGCCGTGTCGGCGGTGCTGGCCATGGCCTCGGTGCTGCTGGTGTTCCAGATTGGGCAGCCCCGCATCTGGATGACCATGTCGCGCGACGGATTGCTGCCCCCCGTATTCTCGCGGGTGCACCCCAAGTTTCACACACCCTCGTTCAGCACCATCGTCACGGGCTTCTTTGTAGGCGTGCCGGCCATGCTGCTGAATATGGACCTGGTAATCGACCTGACGAGTATCGGTACTCTGTTTGCGTTTGCGCTGGTGTGCGGCGGTATTCTGATTATTGACCCGCTAGGCCAGTCGAATGCCCGGTTTAAGGTGCCCTACATCAATGGGCAGTTTCTGGTGCCACTGGTGCTGATAGTGGGTGCCGTGCTGCTGTTCCTCTATAATCAGGCGGGTATTCAGGAATTTCAGCAGGCGCTAAGCAGCGGCTACGAGGAAGGCCGCCACTACATCCCGATGCTGGTGTTCTTTGGGTTTTGCTTTTTGCTGGCGTGGCTGTCGTTCCGCAAGCGTCTTTCGCTGCTGCCGGTGCTGGGCTTGCTCACCAACCTCTACCTCATGACCCAGCTCGGCATCAACAACTGGCTGTTGTTCTTTGGCTGGCTGATTATCGGGCTGGCGCTGTACTTCAACTACGGCTTCAAAAACAGCAAGCTGGGGTTACGACTAGCGCCAAACGGCGCCCGTCTAAGCTAGCCTAGGCCCTGCTCAGCAAGTCGCTTTGCCTACCCAAACGCCCCGGTTGCTAATCAAGTAGCCGGGGCGTTTGGTGTTGCGACCAAGGCGGTTGAAAGTTGTTCCGCGAAGCTCATGGCTGTAACTTGAATGCTCTGCTGCTGTATCCCTCCCTCGGCAATTCTTATGGACTCAGATTCTTCGGTTTTTCCTGCTACCCCTACGCAATCCACTACCATTTCCCTTGCTGCCCGCCTGGAGGCCTCCCGTCAGGAGCTGCTAGACCTGGGTCTGCGTAATCCGCTGCTTAACTTTCGGCTTTCCAAAGCCCAGGGCGTGGCCGTAGTGCAGGAAGACGCTGCGCTGGTATATGAGGTGCTGGTGAGCCAGGGGAAAACTATGTACTTCCAGGCCGCCCCGGAGCCTCGTAAGAATATACTTTCTGCTACTACTGAACCGCTTGGTGAATCCGCCGCGGAAGAAGCCGCTGCCGTTACGCCGCTGCCGGAGATTACCGCGGAGGAGCGCCAGGCCTTGCTTACCGATAATAAGCTGCAAACCGCTGAGCCGCTGGTTAAGCTGGAGAGCCGCTTGCTCAACACCTATTACACCGCCCGAACCAGCCTGGAAGAGCAGGGCGTGAACATTCTATACCTGGCACTGGGCATGCTGACCTGGTACGAGGCCGAGAGCAGCGAGGAGGCTCGCCAAGCGCCGCTGGTGCTGGTACCCGTACTGCTGGAGCGTGGCACCGCAGCCGAGCGGTTTAAGCTACGCTACACCGGAGCCGAAATTGAGAGTAACCTGTCCTTGCAAACCAAGCTGAAGGCTGGCTTTGGGGTGGTGCTGCCGCCGCTGGAGGAGGAAACGGCGCTGCCCGACTACTATGCCGCCGTGGGCGCTGGCGTGGCCGGGTTTCCGCGCTGGCAGGTAGAGCCCAACCGCATTGCGCTGGGCTTCTTCTCCTTCGGTAAGTTCATGCTTTACCGCGACCTGGACCCTGCCACCTGGCCTGGAGGTGCCACTCTGCTCGACCATCCGGCCATTGAGGCACTCCTGGGCACGGCCACCGGTTTCCACGACGCGGCCCCCACGGTGAGCGACACCGCCTTTCTCGACAACGAAAGCACCGCCCACGAGCTGCACCAAGTACTGGATGCCGACAGCTCCCAACTGCTGGCGCTGCTGGCGGTGCAGGAAGGACGTAACCTGGTAGTGCAGGGCCCGCCCGGCACCGGGAAGTCGCAGACCATTGCCAACCTGCTGGCGGAAGCCATTGGGGCAGGCAAGAAGGTGTTGTTTGTAGCAGAAAAGATGGCCGCTTTGGAGGTGGTAAAGCGCCGCTTAGATGCCCTGGGCCTGGGCGCGGCCTGCCTGGAGCTACATAGCCACAAGGCCAACAAAAAAGCCCTGCACGACGAGCTGCGCCAGACCCTAAGCCTGGGTCGCCCCGCTGCCGTGGCCAACGTGGAGGACCAGATGGCCCAGCTGCCCCGCTACCGCCAAGCCCTCAACGACTACGCTTTGGCTGTGAATGCGCCCATCGGCCGCAGCCGCCGCACCGCCCAGCAGGTTGCCGGTGAACTATTGCGCCTGGCCGACGAGCGCGGCCCAACGGAGCTGCCGCGTATTGCGTTTTCTGACCTAACCAACTGGACTGATGCCGCCGCTGCCCACACCGAGGCCCTGGCCGCCCGCCTGCAGGCAACGTTGCAGAAACTAGGCTCGCCCAAAGAGTTGCTGTTTTGGGGCAGTGAGCTAACGGTGCTGCTGCCCGCCGAGCAAGCGGCGCTAGCTGCCCGGCTCGACGCAGCGCAGGCCGCTGTGGCCAGCTTGCAGGCCGCGGCTCAAGCTCTGGCAGAACAACTCGGGTTGCCTGTTCCCGAGGAGCGTACGGCGGCTGAGCAGCTTTTACCGGCTGCCCGCCACGCCCAGCTGGCGCCACCTCTGCCTGGAGCGGCCGTAGCAGATGTAGCCTGGCTCCAGCAAGCCAGCCATATTCAAGAAGGTTTAGCGGCCGGACTAGCCTACAAAGCCCTCCGCCAGCAACACGAGGCTACCTTATTGCCCGAAGCCTGGGACCAGCAGCTGCTCATGGAGCGCGCGGCCCTGCTTGCCGCCGGCGACAAGTGGTGGAACTTCCTCAGCGGTGAATACCGGCGGGCCCGCAAGCGCCTTCAGAGCTTCTGGCGTGGCCCGTTACCCAAAGAGTCAAGCGGAATAATCACGGTCATCGATGCTATTCATGAAGCTGCCCGCTACGCTAAAGCCATAACAGAAATAAGTGGCCTAGGTCAGCAGCTCTTTGGGGTGAGCTGGCAGGGAGAACGTTCCGACTGGCCTACGCTGCTCAAAACGCAGGCGTATTTAACTCTCACGCATCAGCGGATTGCTCGCGGTGAGTTGCCGGGCGCTTTACTGGCCTATCTGCAAGGCGAAACTAACCCTGGTGAGATAGTAGAGCCACTGGCAGCTCTAGAAACTGCCCTAGTACTGCACAGAACAACTGTGCAGGCTGTAGCCGATGCGCTGCAGCTTAATGAAATGCGCCGCTTTGGGCCGGCGGGTCGGTTGCAGTTTCAGCCGTTTGAAACTCAGCAGCGCATTTTAGCCGCCTGGGCTGCCGACGTACCCGCCTTGCGCCTGACTACCGAGTGGAACAACGTAGCCGCAGCCGTGCAAACTGAGCAGCTGCCGGAGCTTCTGCTGCTGGCCGAAAGCTGGCCCCATGCCCCACGGTTACTGGCTGCAGCCGTGCGCCAAACCTGGCTTGAGCACCTGCAGCGCCAAGCCTACAAGCAGCACCCCGCCCTCCGGCAATTTGAGCGGGCCAGCCACGAGGAAACCGCCGCCCGCTTCCGTCAGGCCGATCAGGACTCGCTCTACCACAACCGCATTCGGGCCCTGCGCCAGCATTATGAAGGTTTGCCGCACCCGCAGGCGGGTGGGCAAATGCTCTTGCTACGCAATGAATTTGCTAAAAAGACTCGCCATTTGCCCCTGCGCAAGCTTATGCAGCAAGCCGGGCGAGCCGTGCAGGCTATTAAGCCGGTGTTCATGATGTCACCGCTGTCGGTAGCCAATTATCTGCCCCCGGGAGCAGTGGAGTTTGATTTGGTGGTGTTCGACGAAGCTTCGCAGGTGAAGCCCGTAGACGCGCTGGGGGCTATTGCGCGGGGTAAGCAGTTGGTAGTAGTCGGCGACTCTAAACAGCTGCCGCCCACATCCTTTTTCGACTCACTGACTGGTAGCGGGGAAGAAGCCGACGAGGAAAATGTGACGGCTGACATCCAGAGTATTCTGGAGCTGTGCAAAGCCCGCCAGATGCCCGAGCGGATGTTGCGCTGGCACTACCGGAGCCTACACCAGTCGCTGATTGCGGCCTCCAACCACCTGTCTTACGAAGACAAACTGGTAATTTTTCCTAGTCCGGGCGGGCAAGGACAGCTGGGGTTGGTGTATCATCACTTGCCCACTACGCACTATGAGCGGGGTACCACGCGCACAAACCCGCTGGAGGCGCAGGCCGTGGCAGAAGCCGTGTTGCACCACGCCCGCACTACGCCGCGCCTCACGTTGGGTGTAGTAGCCTTCAGTACGGCGCAGCGCCAGGCCATTCAGGACGCCCTGGAAAAGCTGCGCCGCCAGCACCCCGAAACCGAGGCCTTTTTTAACCGCCACCCCCACGAGCCCTTCTTCATCAAGAACCTGGAAAACGTGCAGGGTGATGAGCGCGACGTTATCCTGATTAGCGTAGGCTACGGGCGTACCAAAGAGGGCTACCTGACCATGAGCTTCGGGCCTTTGAATGGGGAAGGGGGTGAACGGCGGCTGAACGTGCTTATCACCAGGGCCAAGCAGCGCTGCGAGGTATTCACCAACCTCACCGCCGATGATCTGGACCTTACGCGTACCCGCGCTAAGGGCGTGGCCGCGCTCAAGACCTTCCTGAACTTCGCTCAGCACGGGCGCCTGAACCAGAACGAAGAAACCGGCCGCGAAATGGAGTCGCCGTTTGAGGAAGCGGTGTACCGGGCCCTCACCGCCCATGGCTATACCGTGCGCCCCCAAATCGGCAGCCAGGGCTTTTACATTGATTTAGCGGTAGTAGACCCCGATCAGCCCGGCCGCTACGTGCTGGGTATTGAGTGCGACGGGGCCATGTACCACTCGGCCCGCTCGGCCCGCGACCGGGACCGGCTGCGCCAGCAGGTGCTGGAGGCCGTGGGCTGGCGCCTGCACCGCATCTGGAGCACCGACTGGTTTCGGGATCCACAGCGCGAAACGGAACGCGTGGTGCAGGCCATCGAAGAAGCCCGCCGCCGCGCCGCCCAGGATGACTCCGACGAGCCAGAAGAAACCGAAGCAGCACTGGAAGCCACCGGTGCCAGTATTGAGCGCGAAGAGCTTTCCGCCACCCAAACCATGGCCGAGCCCTACCAAGTGGCGCAGCTACCGGCCGCCGTAGGCCACCGCGAGCTGCACCAGCACAGCCTAGGCCAGTTAGCCAACTGGCTCACCCAGATAGTTCGGATAGAAAGCCCGATTCATCTCGACGAAGCCACCCGCCGCTTGGCCCAAGCCAGCGGTGCCACCCAAGTTGGAGCCCGCATGCGTAAAGCCGGCCGCGATGCGGCGCTGCTGGCTACTAACCTGCGCCACCTGCGCCAGCAGGGCGACTTCCTCTGGGACATCAGCATGCAGCAACCGCCCCTGCGCGACCGAAGCAACCTGCCCGCCATTTCGCGCAAGCTACCCTTTGTAGCCCCCGAGGAGCTGGCTCGCGCCCTGCGCACCGTAGTAGAGCAAAGCTTCGCCCTACCCCGCGAGGCGGTGTTTCTGCCCACCGTCCGCCTGCTGGGCTTCAGCCGCCTCTCCGACGATATGCGCCAACAGCTAGAACCTGCCCTTACTGGCCTATTGGAACGAGGTGAGATTGAAGAAGTAAACGGCATTCTGCGCCCGATCTAACCCAAAACAGCTCAGCGCCCTCTGCGAAATCCTCTGCGCACCTCTGCGGGAACCCTTACCAGAACAACCGTGCTTCCTCCCGGCGAAACCATGCTACTCACGCTCCGCCTGGCCGGCTCCGTGCCGCAAAAAGCCGCTCGCGAACTGCACGCCCAGCACATAGCTGCCAAACAAGCCGCTGCTTCTGCGGAAGCGCACCGCCGTGCCGAGAAGCAGTTCTTCGCCGGGTTCGATGCTCTGCTAGACGCCCGCACCGTAGGACCAGACTATCTAACAAAGGAAAAGTTGGCCGAAATGGTAGCCGGGGAATTGCTGATGCTGGAGGAGCAGGGGCTGCGGGTGCCATGCTTCGTGGTGCTTCCTAATCACTTGCACGCGGTGCTACACCTGCCGCTAGGCCAGTCGGTGTCATTGTACAAAACGGTAGAGCTGCTCCACCAGCGCACTGCTGCCCAGGCCCGGCGCCTGTTACGCGGCCAGCTCCCACCCGAAGCTGATTTCTGGCAAACCGGCTTCCATGAGCTACCCGTGCTGGATGCCGTCGAACTTGACCGCATCCGGCAGTATCTACTAGGCCACCCCCAGCGCCTAGCTCTACCCGAGCGGTTTCACGACTGGCCGTATGTATTTATTGGTGACGAGGTACAGGAGTGATGAGGTGAAAAAAGAAGCACGTTATCCTGCACTACACTCCGCACAACGTTCTATTTCATGCCTGTTACAGTTCACCTCTTCACTTCATAACCTAACTTACTTCGCCCGGTGGATGATGGCTACGCTGACCAGGATAATGAGCATACCCAGCAGGTGCCAGAGGTTGAACTGCTCGCCATCAAGCAAACCCCATCCGAGGGCCATAATGGGCACTAAATAGGTATTGGAAGCTGCAAATAGCGCCGTGGAGCTTTGGATGAGCTTGTTGAACAGCACCATGGCTACGGCCGTGCTCATGGTAGCTAGCAGCGCGATATAGCCGAAGGCCGTCCAGGCGCCGGGCACGGTAGCCAGCTTATGCAGGAACTGGGTGCCCAGCAGCAGGTATGCCAAGGCCGGCCCGCCAATGAACAGCAGCAAGAGCCCGGTAATTGCTACCGAAGGAATACCATTGAAGTGGTGCTTGATAATGTTGACGCTGAAGCCGTAGCCCAACGTGGCCAGTACAATGTATAGTCCATACCAAGCATTACTTTCGCCACTTGGCGTAGCATCCCCGCCGCTGCCACCCAGCAGCATGAGCACTACGGTACCGGCCAGGCCTAGGCCTATGCCAAACACTCGTAGGCCAGTCAGCTTCTGCCCAAAGAAGGCCGCGCCTACCACCAGGGTAAAAACTGCCGTAAGCGCATTTAGTACTCCCGCTAGGCCAGAAGCCATTCGGGTTTCCGCGTAAGCAAACAGGAAGGCCGGAATGAGCGTGCCCACCACGCCGCTCAGCACCAGCCACTTAAACCGGCTGCGCTCTACTTTGCCAATATGCTTTAGGGCAAATGGCAGCAGCAGTAGTGCCGCTACGCTCACCCGCGTGGCCCCTAGCTCCAGGGCTGAAAAGACTACCAACCCCTTCTTCATCAAAATAAACGAAGTGCCCCAAATAGTAGCCAAAACAATCAGCAGCACCCAGGCTGAGGCCGGCGTGCGGTGGGGCGGCGGTGGGGCCACGGTCGGGGAGCCAGGAGCGGACGTTACGGCCGGGGCCGGGGCGGTAGGCATGCGGGGGAGGAATGTAGAAGTAGAAGGGTGTAGAGCAGCAAAAAGAACGTCATGCTGAGCTTGCCGAAGCATCTCTCCTAGCTAACTTCTCTTGATTAACCAGCGGGACAGATGCTTCGGCAAGCTCAGCATGACGTACGGGTTACCCCACCAGCACCGGCTCGGCGGCAATAATTTCGTCCATGATGGCGTGGATTTCCGCGGGGTCGTTGGTGTCAACGAGGCGGGTGCGCCACTGGCGGGCTCCTTCCAGGCCCCGGAAGTACTGGGCGTAGTGGCGGCGCATCTCAAACACGCCGGCCCGCGGGCCCTTCCACTCCAGGCTCTTCTCAAAGTGCATGCGGCAAGCCTGTACGCGCTCTTCCACGGTGGGCGGCGCGAGCAGCTCGCCAGTGGCGTTGAAGTGCTTCACCTCCCGGAAAATCCAGGGGTAGCCAATGGCCGCGCGGCCAATCATCACGCCATCAACGCCGTAGCGGTTTTTATACTCCACCGCTTTCTGGGGTGAGTCAATGTCGCCGTTGCCGAAGATGGGGATTTTGATGCGCGGGTTGTTCTTGATGCGACCAATCAGGTCCCAGTCGGCTTCGCCTTTGTACATCTGTACGCGGGTGCGGCCGTGCACCGTCAGGGCCTCAATACCAACATCCTGCAGGCGCTCCGCTACGTCCTCCACGTTTTTAGTGGAGTCGTCCCAGCCCAGGCGGGTTTTTACCGTCACGGGTAGGTGGGTGGCCTTCACTACCGCCGAGGTCATCTCCACCATCTTGGGGATGTCGCGGAGCAGCGCAGCGCCGGCGCCGCGGCAGGCCACCTGCTTCACGGGGCAGCCGTAGTTGATGTCGATAAGGTCGGGGCCGGCTTCGGTGCTGATGCGGGCACACTCGCCCATCGTCTCTACATCGGAGCCAAACAGCTGAATCCCGATGGGACGCTCGTAGTCGAACACATCCAGTTTCTGCCGGCTTTTAGCGGCCGCCCGAATCAGGCCTTCCGAAGAAATAAACTCGGTGTACATCAAATCAGCACCCCCTTCCTTGCACACGGCCCGGAATGGCGGGTCCGAAACGTCCTCCATGGGCGCTAGTAGCAAAGGGAAATCGGGCAAGGCAATGTTGCGGATGTGTACCACGGCAGTCTATTCTAGTATTTTGCGCAAATTTACGACTCTTCCAACTCTTACCACCCCATGAAAGGTTTCGTTTCCAGCCGGTTGCACCCCGCCGTTAACCTTGTGTTGCTGGTAGTGGTAGCGTTTGTGATGTTTTGCCTCTCTAGTTTGCTGATTGCGATATGCAGCAATTTGTTCTTTCACGTGGGGTTGCAGGAGATGGGCAACGTGCAGCAGGCTCCGCAGTCATACCCCAATGGGTGGGGCATCATGATGCTCAGCCAAGGGCTGCTGTTGCTGGGTGGGGTAGGAGGAGCCGCCGCCGTACTGGCCGCCCTAACTGGGCACAAGCTCGCCGACTATTTTGCTCCTCGTAGGCCAGTTCCCGTGTGGTGGGCGCTGGTGGCCATGGCGCTTATTATCATTAGCCTGCCATTTATGTCGGGGCTGATAGACTGGAATACGCACGCTCACTTCCCCGCCTTCCTGCACGACTGGGAAGTGAAGGCCAAAGCCATGGAGGACAAAGCGCAGGTTATCACACGCTTTCTTACTCGGTTCACCTCGCTTACCCGCTTTCTGGTGGCAGTGCTGGTAGTAGCGGTAGTACCGGCGGTTAGTGAGGAGTTGTTTTTTCGCGGCGTTGTGCAGCGTAACCTGGTGCAGTGGTTCAACTCGCGTCACGTGGGTATCTGGCTGGCCGCCGCTATTTTTAGCGCCATTCACTTTCAGTTCTTTGGGTTTGTGCCCCGGTTTGTGCTGGGTCTGGTGCTGGGCTATTTATACGAGTGGAGCGGCAACATTCTGGTGCCCATGGCGGCGCACTTCACCCAAAATGCCTTTCAACTGGTGCTGCTGTATGTGCAACAGCGCCAATGGTCAGCCACCGCCTTCGACCCCGACTCAACTGATGCGCTGCCCTGGCCCTGGATGCTGCTTTCGTTGATAGTGTGCGTAGGCCTGTTGTGGCTGCTACGCCACAACATGCAGGCCCCGCGGGCCGATGGGTTACCCTCCCATATGCACACGCTCAGCAGTGGTGGCGTGGCCGTAGCCACTCCCGAGGCTCCCGCCAAGGCGCGCACTCTCAGCCACGATGGCATAGATATCACCCGAGAAAATAACTAACTAAACACAAGAAACAGGCTTAGAACTTGCTGCTAGGCCACCTCTGGCTCTCATTTGCCTGTACCACTCTCCAATTTCACAGTCCTTGCCCACCTCTCCCGCACCCACCCCGCCGCCGGCCGCTGAGCCCACTACCGGCAAGCCGCCCATGTCTAACCTGGCGCAGCGGATACTCTTTGGGGCCATTGGGGCCGTACTGCTGCTGGGCAGCGTGTGGTACAGTGCCTGGACGTTTGCTCTGTTCTTCGGGCTGGTGCAGATGCGGATGCTGTGGGAGTTCTACCGCATGATGCGCCACGCCGGGTACAAGCCCGCGGCGTTGCTGGGAGGCGCATTGAGTCTGATATTATTTACGGCCATATACTTTTTGCAAAGTGTTGGCTACCATGCCGGAGTAGCAGGCAGTATGAGCGTGCTTGAGACAAGTGATGCTCTTACCTGGCTTAACACAGTGGAGCCAGCTAAAGACTGCTTGTACACAGTGGCTTTCTTGCTGCCTACTATTTTGATCCTGAGAGAAATGTATTCTTGGCCTCGGGAAAACCACAGCATACCTCCGTTTGCAAATGTAGGCGTTGCCTTGCTGGGCATCCTGTACGTGAGTCTGCCGATGAGCTTATTGAGCGTAGTAGCGTTTAGCAACCGGGAAAGCTACGACTACCGCCGCATCTTCGCGCTGCTACTGCTGGTGTGGTCCTCTGATATTGGCGCCTACGCAGCGGGCAAGACGATGGGCAAGCATAAGCTGGCCCCGAAAATCTCGCCCGGAAAAACCTGGGAAGGTGCCGTGGGCGGCTTTCTGCTCACGCTGGTTATGGGCTGGGCGCTGGGCTACTTGCTGCCCGAACTCTCCCTGACCTACCGCCTCGTGGTGGCGGGTGTGGTAGCAGTATTCGGTCCGCTCGGTGACCTGGCCGAGTCAATGCTGAAGCGGAGCGTAGACGTGAAAGACTCCGGCCGAATCATGCCCGGCCACGGTGGCCTGCTCGACCGGTTCGATGCTTTCTTGTTTATTCTGCCGGTGCTGGCGCTCCTGCAGTTAGTGTTCAGCTAGGCCAGTAACCAGAATTGACAAAGATTTTAAAAGCCCACGGAGGTATTTCCGCGGGCTTTTTTTGTGTCTTATTGGGTAACCAGTCAGATAGTTGAAAGACTAACAGTTGTTTGGTGCTGTTTTTGCGCCTACAGTGGCTTAAAAGCAAGGTTATGGTAAAATGTACCCCGCCCGACGCGCGTTGCGTATGGCATATTCCTACTACCTTTGGCCACCTAATTTCTGCGCGCGACTAGTGGCTCCCACCGCCCTTGG from Hymenobacter taeanensis encodes:
- a CDS encoding carboxypeptidase-like regulatory domain-containing protein; this translates as MPTRSTLSIPKPCHENWQTMTPAAQGRHCAACDKVVVDFTRMTDAEIVAFLGQSAGKSCGRFRADQLNRTLGIVAPASDTMWRGRWMALVALIGLGAAAAPIAVAQQAPPVRIQRSITLGMVAQPAFSTPTLSLPPLMVRGRILDHSSATALPGVTVLLKGTTVGTSTNSDGTFELLLPAGQLGPILLSIHSVGFVTKEVIANPEEPLHLSLDADVKGEFESWYSPRSLWYRLTRPFRQL
- a CDS encoding amino acid permease, yielding MSTPLPPSRLSGLFRRKSLDDILHNPPADAEGHSHGGLERHLTVRDLTSLGIAAVIGAGIFSTIGNASHDGGPAVSLLFVFTAIACAFSALCYAQFAATIPVSGSAYTYAYASFGELAAWIIGWALIMEYAVGNIVVAISWSDYFTGLLQGIGVNVPIWLTMGMQSAHKHYNEVLELMQSGKPLADASAAQLEGYRAWSAAPELPGGLRLVLDLPAGLITLAITALVYVGIKESKNASNLLVALKLVVVAVVILVGAFYVQPENWSPFAPNGIGGVLKGVSAVFFAYIGFDAISTTAEECKNPQRDLPRAMIYALIICTILYVIITLVLTGMVNYKELAVGDPLAYVFNKVGVKWLGGVVAVSAVLAMASVLLVFQIGQPRIWMTMSRDGLLPPVFSRVHPKFHTPSFSTIVTGFFVGVPAMLLNMDLVIDLTSIGTLFAFALVCGGILIIDPLGQSNARFKVPYINGQFLVPLVLIVGAVLLFLYNQAGIQEFQQALSSGYEEGRHYIPMLVFFGFCFLLAWLSFRKRLSLLPVLGLLTNLYLMTQLGINNWLLFFGWLIIGLALYFNYGFKNSKLGLRLAPNGARLS
- a CDS encoding DUF3320 domain-containing protein; translation: MDSDSSVFPATPTQSTTISLAARLEASRQELLDLGLRNPLLNFRLSKAQGVAVVQEDAALVYEVLVSQGKTMYFQAAPEPRKNILSATTEPLGESAAEEAAAVTPLPEITAEERQALLTDNKLQTAEPLVKLESRLLNTYYTARTSLEEQGVNILYLALGMLTWYEAESSEEARQAPLVLVPVLLERGTAAERFKLRYTGAEIESNLSLQTKLKAGFGVVLPPLEEETALPDYYAAVGAGVAGFPRWQVEPNRIALGFFSFGKFMLYRDLDPATWPGGATLLDHPAIEALLGTATGFHDAAPTVSDTAFLDNESTAHELHQVLDADSSQLLALLAVQEGRNLVVQGPPGTGKSQTIANLLAEAIGAGKKVLFVAEKMAALEVVKRRLDALGLGAACLELHSHKANKKALHDELRQTLSLGRPAAVANVEDQMAQLPRYRQALNDYALAVNAPIGRSRRTAQQVAGELLRLADERGPTELPRIAFSDLTNWTDAAAAHTEALAARLQATLQKLGSPKELLFWGSELTVLLPAEQAALAARLDAAQAAVASLQAAAQALAEQLGLPVPEERTAAEQLLPAARHAQLAPPLPGAAVADVAWLQQASHIQEGLAAGLAYKALRQQHEATLLPEAWDQQLLMERAALLAAGDKWWNFLSGEYRRARKRLQSFWRGPLPKESSGIITVIDAIHEAARYAKAITEISGLGQQLFGVSWQGERSDWPTLLKTQAYLTLTHQRIARGELPGALLAYLQGETNPGEIVEPLAALETALVLHRTTVQAVADALQLNEMRRFGPAGRLQFQPFETQQRILAAWAADVPALRLTTEWNNVAAAVQTEQLPELLLLAESWPHAPRLLAAAVRQTWLEHLQRQAYKQHPALRQFERASHEETAARFRQADQDSLYHNRIRALRQHYEGLPHPQAGGQMLLLRNEFAKKTRHLPLRKLMQQAGRAVQAIKPVFMMSPLSVANYLPPGAVEFDLVVFDEASQVKPVDALGAIARGKQLVVVGDSKQLPPTSFFDSLTGSGEEADEENVTADIQSILELCKARQMPERMLRWHYRSLHQSLIAASNHLSYEDKLVIFPSPGGQGQLGLVYHHLPTTHYERGTTRTNPLEAQAVAEAVLHHARTTPRLTLGVVAFSTAQRQAIQDALEKLRRQHPETEAFFNRHPHEPFFIKNLENVQGDERDVILISVGYGRTKEGYLTMSFGPLNGEGGERRLNVLITRAKQRCEVFTNLTADDLDLTRTRAKGVAALKTFLNFAQHGRLNQNEETGREMESPFEEAVYRALTAHGYTVRPQIGSQGFYIDLAVVDPDQPGRYVLGIECDGAMYHSARSARDRDRLRQQVLEAVGWRLHRIWSTDWFRDPQRETERVVQAIEEARRRAAQDDSDEPEETEAALEATGASIEREELSATQTMAEPYQVAQLPAAVGHRELHQHSLGQLANWLTQIVRIESPIHLDEATRRLAQASGATQVGARMRKAGRDAALLATNLRHLRQQGDFLWDISMQQPPLRDRSNLPAISRKLPFVAPEELARALRTVVEQSFALPREAVFLPTVRLLGFSRLSDDMRQQLEPALTGLLERGEIEEVNGILRPI